A genomic stretch from Pseudomonas alkylphenolica includes:
- a CDS encoding amidohydrolase has product MSADLILFNGRIHTVDRDKRSATAVAIKDGRFTAVGSDAEAMAQRGGATQLIDLNQRTVIPGLNDSHLHLIRGGLNYNLELRWEGVPSLADALRMLKDQAEHTPSPQWVRVVGGWNEFQFAEKRMPTLEEINRAAPDTPVFVLHLYDRALLNRAALKAVGYTKDTPNPPGGEVQRDSKGEPTGMLIARPNATILYATLAKGPKLPLEYQVNSTRQFMRELNRLGLTSAIDAGGGYQNYPDDYAVIQELAKQGQLSIRIAYNLFTQKPKEELSDFKNWSQIVKPGDGDDFFRHNGAGEMLVFSAADFEDFLEPRPDLPQTMEQELEPVVRHLVEQRWPFRLHATYNESISRMLDVFEKVDRDIPFNGLPWFFDHAETITPQNIERVRALGGGIAIQDRMAFQGEYFVDRYGAQAAEKTPPIQRMLSEGVPVGAGTDATRVSSYNPWTSLYWLVSGRTVGGMALSPQGLSRDVALELFTHGSAWFSSEQGKKGQIKVGQLADLVALSADYFSVEEESIKWIESVLTVVGGKVVYGASEFDKLGPPALPVLPEWSLVAKVPGHWRPAAPVVHQCLGACAVHAHSHERARQSTVPVSDFQGFWGALGCSCFAF; this is encoded by the coding sequence ATGTCTGCAGATCTGATCCTGTTCAACGGCCGTATCCACACCGTCGACCGCGATAAGCGCAGCGCCACGGCGGTGGCGATCAAGGACGGGCGTTTCACCGCGGTCGGCAGCGATGCCGAGGCCATGGCCCAGCGCGGTGGTGCCACCCAGCTCATCGACCTGAACCAGCGCACGGTGATTCCCGGTCTCAACGACTCGCACCTGCACCTGATCCGTGGCGGCCTCAATTACAATCTGGAGCTGCGCTGGGAAGGCGTGCCGTCGCTGGCCGATGCCTTGCGCATGCTCAAGGACCAGGCCGAGCACACGCCGTCGCCGCAGTGGGTGCGGGTGGTCGGCGGCTGGAACGAGTTCCAGTTTGCGGAAAAGCGCATGCCCACCCTTGAGGAGATCAACCGCGCGGCGCCGGACACGCCGGTGTTCGTTCTTCATCTATACGACCGCGCGCTGCTCAACCGCGCCGCGCTCAAGGCCGTGGGCTACACCAAGGACACGCCCAACCCGCCTGGCGGCGAAGTCCAGCGTGACAGCAAGGGCGAACCGACCGGGATGCTGATTGCCCGCCCCAACGCCACCATTCTCTACGCCACCCTGGCCAAGGGGCCGAAGCTGCCGCTGGAGTATCAGGTCAACTCCACCCGGCAGTTCATGCGCGAGCTCAATCGGCTGGGCCTGACCAGTGCCATCGATGCCGGTGGTGGCTACCAGAACTACCCGGACGATTACGCGGTGATCCAGGAGCTGGCCAAGCAGGGGCAGTTGAGTATTCGCATTGCCTACAACCTGTTTACCCAAAAGCCCAAGGAAGAACTGAGCGACTTCAAGAACTGGAGCCAGATCGTCAAACCTGGCGACGGTGACGACTTCTTCCGCCACAACGGCGCGGGCGAGATGCTGGTGTTTTCTGCGGCCGACTTCGAGGACTTCCTCGAGCCGCGCCCGGACCTGCCTCAGACTATGGAACAGGAGCTGGAGCCGGTGGTGCGCCACCTGGTCGAGCAGCGTTGGCCGTTCCGTCTGCATGCCACTTACAACGAATCCATCTCGCGCATGCTGGATGTGTTCGAGAAGGTTGATCGCGATATTCCGTTCAACGGATTGCCGTGGTTCTTCGATCATGCCGAAACCATCACCCCGCAGAACATCGAGCGGGTGCGGGCGCTGGGCGGTGGTATCGCCATTCAGGACCGGATGGCGTTTCAAGGGGAGTATTTTGTCGACCGCTACGGCGCCCAGGCTGCGGAGAAAACTCCGCCGATCCAGCGCATGCTCAGCGAGGGCGTGCCGGTGGGGGCAGGCACCGACGCTACCCGGGTGTCCAGTTACAACCCGTGGACTTCGCTGTACTGGCTGGTGAGTGGCCGGACCGTGGGTGGCATGGCGCTGTCTCCGCAAGGCTTGTCGCGTGATGTCGCGCTGGAGTTGTTTACCCATGGTAGCGCCTGGTTCTCCAGCGAGCAGGGCAAGAAAGGGCAGATCAAGGTGGGGCAGTTGGCTGACCTGGTGGCGTTATCGGCGGACTATTTCAGTGTCGAAGAGGAGTCGATCAAGTGGATCGAGTCGGTGCTGACTGTGGTGGGAGGCAAGGTGGTGTATGGCGCCAGCGAGTTCGACAAGCTTGGCCCGCCAGCGTTGCCGGTGCTGCCTGAATGGTCACTGGTGGCCAAGGTGCCCGGCCACTGGCGGCCTGCCGCGCCAGTGGTACATCAATGTTTGGGCGCCTGCGCTGTGCACGCCCACAGCCATGAGCGTGCGCGCCAGTCTACGGTGCCGGTGAGTGACTTTCAGGGTTTCTGGGGGGCGTTGGGCTGTTCCTGTTTCGCCTTCTGA
- a CDS encoding TonB-dependent receptor, which translates to MQHRKHRLALVLHAVLAGGALALPATNALAEVRDHRYNLPATSLEDALNQFAQQAGITLPLDPTLLAGKQAPALNGEYEVQQALDRLLQNSGLKARQVDARIWALEPSNSSALNLDNMVITASQTEHSELTAPASVSVINREQLQQMQALDLAEAVAKVPGVSIAASSTYGRHKIKMRGLDSDYTLLLVNGRRINSRDALTSNYANDFDLSAIPLSAVERIEVIRGPMSSLYGADAMGGVINVILRRPGNEAEGSLSYSYQHTPSGEGGDVHNSSIYTAGPLIKDRLLGNLILDGSDQAAWKSSMTTDDRAHAREQRQNWALMSNLIWLIDDSQDLELDFSARNDQRDGVWNNSNVNFPRNQQEMDRYTFGLTHNAQMERANTRLRYYHEQVNLNDDSQLTTSLRGMVGDVRQRNQTIDGQVSGELDNHLLTAGAEYRHTVLEHNQNLNGDTTDFQRALYLQDEIGLGDLRLTLGGRLDDHKSFGSEFSPRAYAVYSLTDEWVVKGGVGKAFKAPSISQSDPSYAIAACRGRCVVAGNPDLKPETATSYEIGTLYQGEKLELGANLFYNDIKDMILADGWRRGHMPSVLTYYNVSSARTRGVELFSSAQLSDSLKLTANYTLTEAEDRDTGEELRQVPKHTGNADLNWQVSQRWQAQLGYQYIGSQVLRNTISNKDVDSAAYHLVNLGSQYQLTPQLSLNGGVKNLGDSDRDAAARDSDYIELSRTFYAGFTLAF; encoded by the coding sequence ATGCAACACCGTAAACACCGTCTCGCGCTCGTGCTCCACGCTGTCCTGGCCGGGGGCGCACTGGCCCTGCCAGCCACGAATGCGCTGGCCGAAGTACGCGATCACCGCTACAACCTGCCGGCCACCTCCCTGGAAGATGCCCTCAACCAATTTGCCCAACAGGCCGGCATCACCCTGCCCCTGGACCCGACGCTGCTGGCGGGTAAACAGGCGCCTGCGCTCAACGGTGAATACGAAGTCCAGCAGGCCCTGGATCGCCTGTTGCAAAACAGCGGGCTGAAGGCCCGTCAGGTCGATGCGCGGATCTGGGCCCTCGAGCCAAGTAACAGCAGCGCGCTCAACCTCGACAACATGGTGATTACCGCCAGCCAGACCGAACACAGCGAACTCACCGCCCCCGCCAGCGTCAGCGTGATCAATCGCGAGCAACTACAGCAGATGCAGGCGCTGGACCTTGCCGAAGCGGTTGCCAAAGTGCCCGGCGTCAGCATCGCCGCGTCTTCCACCTACGGCCGCCACAAGATCAAGATGCGTGGCCTGGACTCCGACTACACCCTGCTGCTGGTCAACGGCCGCCGGATCAACTCGCGCGACGCCCTGACCAGCAACTACGCCAACGACTTCGACCTGTCGGCCATCCCCTTGAGTGCGGTGGAACGCATCGAAGTGATCCGTGGGCCGATGTCGTCGTTGTATGGCGCCGACGCCATGGGCGGGGTGATCAACGTGATCCTGCGCCGCCCCGGCAACGAGGCCGAAGGCTCGCTGAGCTACAGCTACCAGCACACCCCCTCCGGCGAGGGCGGCGACGTTCACAACAGCTCGATCTATACCGCCGGGCCGCTGATCAAGGATCGCCTGCTCGGCAACCTGATACTCGACGGCAGTGACCAGGCTGCGTGGAAATCCAGCATGACCACCGACGACCGCGCCCATGCCCGCGAACAGCGGCAGAACTGGGCGTTGATGTCCAACCTGATCTGGCTGATTGACGACAGCCAGGACCTGGAGCTGGACTTCAGCGCCCGCAACGACCAGCGCGACGGCGTGTGGAACAACTCCAACGTCAACTTTCCGCGCAACCAGCAGGAAATGGACCGCTACACCTTCGGCCTGACCCACAACGCCCAGATGGAACGCGCCAACACCCGCCTGCGCTACTACCACGAACAGGTCAACCTCAACGACGACTCGCAATTGACCACCAGCCTGCGCGGCATGGTCGGGGATGTCCGCCAGCGTAACCAAACGATTGACGGACAGGTCAGCGGCGAGCTGGACAATCACTTGCTGACGGCCGGTGCCGAGTATCGCCACACCGTGCTCGAACACAACCAGAACCTCAATGGCGACACCACAGACTTCCAGCGCGCCCTCTACCTGCAGGACGAAATCGGCCTGGGCGACCTGCGCCTGACTTTGGGCGGACGTCTGGACGACCACAAGTCGTTCGGTTCTGAATTCAGCCCGCGGGCCTATGCGGTGTATTCACTGACCGATGAATGGGTGGTCAAGGGTGGCGTGGGCAAAGCGTTCAAGGCACCGAGCATCAGCCAGTCCGACCCCAGCTACGCGATTGCCGCCTGCCGCGGCCGCTGCGTGGTCGCCGGCAACCCGGACCTGAAACCGGAAACGGCGACGTCCTACGAGATCGGTACGCTGTACCAGGGAGAGAAGCTCGAACTGGGTGCCAACCTGTTCTACAACGACATCAAAGACATGATCCTCGCCGACGGCTGGCGTCGCGGTCACATGCCGTCGGTATTGACCTACTACAACGTCAGCAGCGCGCGTACTCGCGGCGTCGAACTGTTCTCCAGCGCCCAGCTGAGCGACAGCCTGAAACTGACCGCCAACTACACCCTGACCGAAGCCGAAGACCGTGACACCGGCGAAGAACTGCGCCAGGTGCCGAAACATACCGGCAACGCCGACCTGAACTGGCAAGTGAGCCAACGCTGGCAGGCGCAGCTGGGTTACCAGTACATCGGCAGCCAGGTACTGCGCAACACCATCAGCAACAAGGACGTCGACAGTGCCGCCTATCACCTGGTCAACCTCGGCAGCCAGTATCAACTGACCCCGCAGTTGAGCCTCAATGGCGGCGTGAAAAACCTTGGCGACAGCGACCGCGACGCGGCTGCGCGTGACAGTGACTACATCGAACTGAGCCGGACGTTCTACGCCGGATTCACCTTGGCGTTCTAA